DNA sequence from the Carettochelys insculpta isolate YL-2023 chromosome 31, ASM3395843v1, whole genome shotgun sequence genome:
GGACCCCTCCCCCCGGGTCTcagccccccccggcacccaaccCCCCCTCgactcccccacctctccccattcacccCCGTCCCACCCGCTCCCCATTCATCGGCCCGgcgagccccgccccgccccgcccccgacgTCAGGCCGCGAGGGGGAAATCGAGGCAGGCCGGGGGCGCGCCgggagcggggcaggggcagcgccGAGCGCCGGCAGCCGGTGAGTGCGGGCGGGCGGCTCCCttctgcccggcccggcccggccccgcggcGCGGCGACTGCgacccccctccagccccgggccgggcagggaccccccccccgggagccctttgtcctgccccccccccgcgccggccccgcccccgcccccgccgagcTCACAgcggctcccccgcccccctcggGGTCCCACGCGTGGGCGGGGCGCGCAAAGAGCGCGCAGCTCGGCGGCCGCGCAGCCCGGGGGCGTCCCCCGCGATCGGCcccgtgtccccccccccccggccccgcccgccCCTCTCCGCCCCGCCTGGCAGGGGGGCTCCGGCAGCAGCGCCCGCGCAGGCCGGCAGGGGGCGGGCGGCCCAGCTTTTgtccggctcggctcggctcggctcggcacgGTAGGGTACGGAACGGGCTTTTGTCCCCGCGagcccggggcggggggctgggggaggctggggggcggATCCATGCTGGGGGCTGCGCTCCCCTGTAGCCCCGGTGCGCCCCTGGGGCCGGgactgggggtggcgggggcggctccgagctggctggggggttcttgggggcGGCTCCGAGCTGGCTGGGGAGAACTGGGGGGCGGCTccgagctggctggggagagctggggggcggcTCCGAGCTGgctgaggggtgctggggggcggctccgagctggctggggagagctgggggggcggctccgagctggctggggggtgctggggagcgGCTCCGAGCTGgctgaggggtgctgggggaCGGCTCcgagctggctggggggtgctggggagcgGCTCcgagctggctggggggtgctggggggcggcTCCGAGCTGGGGGCAGTGCTAGGCTGGCTAGttatggggctgctggcagagtgctcaccctgccccccccagtgcagaacttgggggtcaccctgcccctcCGCCTGGGCTGGGTCTGCAGCTGCCCTAGCGTGTGCAGctgggtggtggcctggggccaTGCCACTGGGTGCCCATGGCGGCCAGGATGCCCTACACAGCAGGGGCCGAGCCCAGTGcccaccctcccctgcagccccgggctgggggacaggctggTAGGCAGGtgccggggtgggggcagcctgggCCGGCTGTGGGTGGCTCCCTactcggggctgggggcagtggggcactggctctgccagccagggggcagggcctcCCAGAGACTCCAGCTTGCTGCCTCCCCATCCTGCTGGGTGCTGGCGAGAGGTGCCGGGGCAACGGGGTGCAAGGTGCTGTCcccctgtgggggagggtgaagcTGGGCCTGGACTTGGGGTGtgaccagcaggggcaggggttgcCCCCTTGGTGGGGCTGGCTTCCTGGCCGGGCTGGCCTGATTCCTACAGCTTCCCTTCCTCCGGAAATCCTTTCCcactgggggggggtgggcagcttcCTGCTTCCCGCCTGGAAAACCCTATGCTTCTGCCCCCGCCAGctggccgcccgcccgcccgccccagGGGCCTGTCCCACGCCTGCTCCGGCCGGCCGGgcccagggaggggtggggggcagctgggctggccATGGCCCTCTGGGACAGGGCTGGTCACCCTGTTTGCTCGGCTATGCCCTTctctagccccctccccccccagctgcagcggggtgtggggctgagtgCCAAAGCCCCTCACTGGCCTGGCATCGCCTGGCGGCCCTCGCGCTCCCTGTGctggagagggaaactgaggcacaaagacagGCGTTCCCGAGGTCAGCAGAACCGCTGGGgccctgctgtgggggtgggctgacacccccctcacttgccctgccctcccccggctggccaggaggcagaggaagccaGGCGGGGaggggccccagctgggctgaaggACAGCCCCCCCCCACGCTGATGGCAGGAAGTCCTTACCGAGCAAGGCACTCACACAAAGGGGGATCTCTGCTCGGCCGAggtggggggagctcccagcaggaggggcccagccgtggggctggccGGTTGCTCCCACTGAGCCGAGCAGTGGGGTGCGTGGCCCAACAGGCGGGGGGCCCCCAAGTTTCGCTGCATCTAGCCACGAGCCTGGCCCACTCACAGGCTcggccctgggctgtggggctggacccCAGGGCGTGGGCTCAGGTGGCAGCCCCGGCAGGTCGCCCCCCCGGGTGGGTGAGGCCACTCactgctctgtggggctgggcggcggggcgggggaatctgcctctgcccccccagctgagggCTGCCAGCTGAAGCTGGTCAATGTCTCACTTGTCCCTGTTTCCGGCTGGCCGCATGGCCGGGCCCCATAACCCGCCTGTCTCGCCCCAGGCCGCCAGAGCAGCGTGGGTGAgcgcagagctgggggtgccacAGCCAGCCGGGCCGTGGGGCAGCATGGATGCCACCCTCCCAGGCCTCGTCCTGCTCGCCGCCCTCGTCCTGAGCCTGGACGCCGCCAGCTGGAGCCTGGTACCTCGGAAAACCATCCCCTACTCTGGTAAGTGTAGccaggccggggggcgggggcgccggAGCAGCTGCAACCGCGCTGGGGGATTGTAGCGGGGAAGCCGTGGCGcgtgcctggggctggcagtggcgggcgggcagggggctgcccGGCGCTGGCAGGAGCTCAAGAGCCAGATGCCCACGAACCCTTCCGAGCCCCGTGTCGCTGATGGCGTGCCGCGCCCGGGGGTGTCTCCGCAGGCTGCCACACGCCCGCCTCCCTCGGCGTCCTGGGAGTGGGGCCGTGTTCGGCCCTGGCTGGAAGGGGTGCTGAGAGTCCCCCGGGGGGCGTGTCTTTGCgagggggcagctctgggccGTGTAGGGCCGGGGGGACGCTGCTGCTCAGCCccttgctcccctccccggggcgtggccctgccctcagcCCAACCTCTATGTGCCAGCCCCACGCAATGGCCGCAGcggcccggggctgggctgtgccatcTCAGTGCGCGGCTGGTGCTGGTGGGCCCTGTGGGTTCAGGCATGTGCTGCCAGGCTGtgtccagagctggggctgggggctggggctctgcccggGTACAGGGGGTCCCCTGGCTctgggccatgcacagctgcctGGGGAGCCCTCGGCGCCAGCCTGGGGCCTGTGGCCCCCCACGAGGGGCTGCCCCACAACCAGCCTGGGGCTGGATTTCCTGCCGGCCCCTGGGCAAcctctctgctgcccccccagagcctggctgatGGACCCCCCAGGGCCTCAACCACCCCCCCGGGCCTGGCCAACTCCCCCCTGCCGCAGGCCTGGTCAGTGGGCCCCCCCCCActgtggggtgggactgagcACGGCCGTTCTGCCCTCCCCCGCGCTCCCGTCAATGGCCCTTTCTCTGGGCACGGCAGcctgggggccgggcaggggcCCATCCCCCACAATGGCTCCTTTGTCCAgccggcggggcgggggtggcCGCCGTGCTCCATGGCCCCGTGTGGGCTCCCCCGGCCCGGGGCGctcagcagctccctgcacacacaggctgtggggaGCCGCTCCCGGCTCAGGCTGGTCCCAGCCAGGAGAGAAgccggggtgggtggggggcaccggtgggcgggggctgggctgtggaaaggTGGGCACCCTGGCTGTGGCTCCGTGccggctggcctggccctggggtgctACTGGCTGGACCGTGCAGGGAGgtgctggctggcctggccctggggtgctACTGGTTGGACCGTGCAGGGAGgtgctggctggcctggccctggggtgctACTGGCTGGACCGTGCAGGGAGgtgctggctggcctggccctggggtgctACTGGTTGGACCGTGCAGGGAGgtgctggctggcctggccctggggtgctACTGGTTGGACCGTGCAGGGAGGTGCTGGCTGGACCATGCAGGGTGCTGCCGGCCGCAGGCCACGTGGGGGCTATCGGCTGGCGGGGGGACGGGGCAGAGGCCAACAGTGGCTCAGGCTGCCACCCGGAGCTCTCTCAGGTTTAAGGCTCATGGTGCCCTGTCTTGGGGCCCCGTGTCCCACCTCCTTCAGGCGccgggggtgcagggctgtggccgggtccccccagcacccctgACCTTGCCTGCCCCCCGCAGAGCTGAAAGAGGTGGTAAAGCGCTTCTCCAAGGCGGACGTGTCCCATTACGTGACGCTGACGCTGGGCGAGGCCGAGGCCATCCTCTACGTGGGCGCCCGGGAGGCCGTCTTCGCCCTGGCCACGGGCCCCCTGGAGCTGAAGGCAGCGGTaagcggggggagggcaggggaggccatgggggggggggctgagccgtTGGGGcggggtgcctggctcaccccaccccgccccactgtGCCCCACAGATCTCCTGGGAGGCGCCAGCGGAGAAGAAGCTGGAGTGCATCCAGAAGGGGAAGAACAACCAGGTATgcgcccggcccagcccagggcagcctgcgggggtggggtgggggtgcctggcttgggggccgacccccacccccactgctgacCGGCCCCTTCTCCCCAGACCGACTGCTTCAACTACGTCCGCTTCCTGCAGAGCTACAACAGCTCCCACCTGTACGTGTGCGGCACCTTCgccttccagcccaagtgcaccTACATCGTGAgtacggcacggcacggcacggcacggcacggctgTGGGGCTCCCGCACCGCCACcgtcctgccccacagcgcccccctgCTGGGCCGGGCCGGAGTCACTGGTACCTCCCCGTCCTCACAGCgcccccctgctgggccagacTGGAGTCACCGGTAccttgccccctgctgggccgcgCCGGAGTCACCAGTACCCCCCCCTCACCCGGcatcctgccccccgcccacagcgccccctgctgggccaggctggctggtggAGGCTGGTTGGGAgcttgctgggctctgctggtgggtgctgctccCTGGGTGGTCAGTGGTGGGTACCCGTCTCTGACCCGCGGGGGCTTTTCTTGCAGGaggtgcccagtttctccctCAACAGACTGGCCTTTGAGGACGGGAAGGGCAAGTGTCCCTACGACCCAGCCAAGGGCCACACTGGGCTCCTCGTGGGTAGGTGGGCCGTGCGGGGAGGGGGCAATAGGACGGGGCTCTGGGCACAGCCGACAGAACCGACCGGGCGCCTCGGCTTAAATCCGGCCActcgcagccccaggctgggctttCCTTCTCACTGGGGCACGGccggcccccgccagcccctccgccGCCCCAGCTACTACCCGCTGTCTCGGAACGCCCCATCCAGCCGCCCCGACTCAGCCGAGCGGCTCGTAAACCTCTTTCACCAGCGCCGCACAGGTTCTCCCGGGCCCCCCGAGCTGGGTCACTAGGTTCTTGGGTCTCCCCTGGGTCCCCCCTGCGGGCTGCTCTCACCCCAGCGGGCCAGGAGCCCGGCAGAAGAACGGGGCCGGAGAGTACCTGGCGGTGGTGCTTTCCACCCGGCCGTGCCCCTGGGGGACGCCTCCGGGGTCCCCAGCCTTGGCAGTGGGAACGTTGGCTCCCGGCACCCAGGGGCTCCCTGCCAGGCCCTCTTTGGGTTTcccggggaggggggaaggcCTGGGAGCCCCAGCGCGGGCGGGCTGCTGGGGCATTCTGCCTCCCGAGATGTGGGTCGGACGTCCGGGCCGCTGCCCCTTTGTTTCACCCCCGCCCGGGCAGGGGACAGTCACCCCCGTTGGACAGCTCCGAGCACCGCTGCAGACCCAGTGTCGGACGGTCGCTACCCGCGTGGCCCAGGCCTGGCTACCGCGGGCCGCGCTGGGGCCGTTCCCTCCGGCGGTGACAGGCCCGGCTCCCTGCTGGTGGGTGTTAACCCCTCGTGGGTCGCACCCCCAGACGGCGAGCTGTACTCGGCCACGCTCAACAACTTCCTGGGCACGGAGCCGGTGATTCTCCGCAACCTCGGCCCCCACTACTCCATGAAGACGGAGTATCTGGCCTCCTGGCTCAACGGTGAGGGGGGGCCTGGCTGTGTGGGGTGCACGTGGTTGTTGGGGGGCCTGGATCTGTGGGTTGCAGTCatggggggggcctggctctgtggggcgCATGTGGTCATTGCgggggacctggctgtggggcACCCACGGTCATTGGGGGGGACCTGGTTGTGTGGGGCACCCACAGTCATAGGGGGGGCCTGGATCTGTGTGGTGCAGTCATTGGGGGGGGCCTGGCTGTGTGGGGTGCACACGGTCATTgggggggacctggctgtggggcACCCATGGTCATTGGGGGGGCCTGGATCTGTGTGGTGCAGTCATTGGGGGGGGCCTGGCTGTGTGGGGCGCACACAGTCATtggggggacctggctgtggggggtgcaCGTGGTTACTGGGGGGACCTGGCTGTGTGGGGCCCATGTGGTCATTGGGGGGGCCcggctgtgtggggggggcccAGCCATTGGGGCATGCAGGCTGTGCTAGCcgtgggaggctgtggggcaggcgccattggagggggcagagggcaggctgGCTCCGGTGGCCCGGCCCCGAGTGTGGCAGGCGTGGCaaggggccaggcctggggggtACGCGGGGCGTGGGCCCGGCTCTCACCCACTCCCATTGCAGAGCCGCACTTCGTGGGTTCCGCCTTCGTGCCGGAGAGCCAGGACAGCAGCACCGGCGACGACGATAAGGTCTACTTCTTCTTCAGCGAGCGGGCGCTGGAGCTCGACTGCGAGGCCGAGCGGGTGGTGGCCCGCGTGGCCCGGGTCTGCAAGGTATGGCCAGGAGCCCGCTGCCGCCCtcggggccgggccgggagccCGCTGCCGCCTTTGGGGCCTGGCCGGGCCGGGAGCCCGCTGCCGCCTTTGGGGCCTGGCCGGGCCGGGAGCCCGCTGCCGCCtttggggccgggccgggccgggagcccGCTGCCGCCtttggggccgggccgggccgggagcccGCTGCCGCCtttggggccgggccgggccgggagcccGCTGCCGCCTTTGGGGCCTGGCCGGGCCGGGAGCCCGCTGCCGCCTTTGGGGCCTGGCCGGGCCGGGAGCCCGCTGCCGCCctcggggccgggccgggccaggcccagcagcaggtCCAGAGCCCGCTGGCGGCTGGCACAGCTGGGTGCTGAAGGACTCATGGCACCCAGCTGTGGGGGGCCAGTGCCAGGGCTGTGTGCCGGCGCTCggctgggccatggggctcccaggagccagctgagccctggaTCTTCCTGCCCCTCACCCGGAGCCTCCCTCCGCCAGGGGGACATGGGCGGCGCCCGGACCCTGCAGAAGAAGTGGACGACCTTCCTGAAGGCCCGGCTGGCGTGCGCCGTGcccgagcagcagctgcacttcggCCGCCTGCAGGCCGTGTTCACGCTGGCCGGGGCCACCTGGCGCGACACTGCCTTCTTCGGCCTCTTCCAGGCCCGCTGGTGAGCGGGGCGGGTCCCTGGGcgcccccggctcctgcccccggccccccgcgctcaccctctcctcccctcccgcagGGGCGACGTGGACGTCTCGGCCGTCTGCCAGTACCAGCTGGAGGACGTGCGCCAGGCCTTCGAGGGGCCCTACAAGGAGTACCGGGAGCAGGCCCAGAAGTGGGGCAGGTACTCGGACCAGGTGCCCAGCCCCCGGCCTGGGGCGGTAAGTGCCCCCCCCTTGAGCACTCAGCGCGGCCCCTCTCCCCCGGCCGAGCCCTGACCCTCCGCCCGCCCTCTTGCAGTGTATCACAGCCTGGCACCGGCAGAACGGCGTGGCCAGCTCGTTGGAGCTCCCCGACAACACCCTCAACTTCGCCAAGAAGCACCCGCTGATGGACCAGCCCGTGCTCCCGCCCCGCGGCCGGCCCCTCCTGCTCCAGCGGGGCGCCAACTTCACCCGCCTGGCGGTGCACCGGGCATGGGCGCTGGACGGGGCCGCCTACACCGTGCTGTTCATCGGGACAGGTACCCACCGGGGCtcgccgggggggtggggggggtctgccccccagctcccgccAACCGTGCCCTGTGGCTTCTGCAGGGGACGGCTGGCTGCACAAAGCCCTGGTCTTGCCTTCCCGCATCCACCTGGTGGAGGAACTGCAGGTCTTTGCGTCGGCCCAGGCCGTGGAGAGCCTGGTACTTGCCCCCCGCAAggtagggggcagggcagggcagctagGGGGGAGTTGAGGGGCCGGAGGGATgttggggggccagggtggggggtcctggggctggcaggaggggtcggggtggggggtgtcccaGGAGTTGAGCGGCTGGAGGGATGGcggggcagccctgggaccggcaGGGGGcgtcagggggttggggtgctgggggggggcgtcCCAGGAGTTGAGGAGCTGAAGGGatgttggggggggggccctgggctggcagggggggtcaGAGGGATCGAGagaccctgggctggggggggggtgtcacagagGGGGCTAGGATGGGGGGGTCCCAGGAGTTGAGGGGCTGGAAGGATGTTGGGGGGGCCAAAGGGATCAGTGGGGGGGTCCCAGGCCagcgggggggctggtggtgtgtCTGGGCCTTGCCGCCAACCCCgtgactccccccccaccccagaggctgcTTTTCGCCGGGTCCCGCTCCCAGGTGGCCCAGCTGCCGCTGGCCGACTGCAGCAAGTACCACTCCTGCGCCGACTGcgtcctggccagggacccctaCTGCGCCTGGAGCCCCAACGCCAGCCGCTGCCTCCCCGCCGAGGGCCCCGACAGGTGAGGGGCGGGCGTgggcgtgggggggaggggcgggcgcCCCGTGAGAGCCCCCCCGCATTGCCAACGCTCTCGCTCCTGCAGGTCGCTGCTGCTCCAGGACGTGCTCAACGCCGACACTGGGCGCTGCAGCCCCCCCCGAGCAGCCCCCCCAGGTGAGAGGCCCCCGCCCCGCACAGCCCCTGGTGGGGGTGGCTggtagctggggggcagggacacctCTGGCTGTGCAGCCCCGTTTGGGGGCCTGCGGCAGCTCAGGCCTGTGCCCACTGCTCCTGGGGGCACCTCGGAGCCGCTGCCCACGGCCTCCCCCTAAGCATAGGGCACTtggccccctgcagcacccccctcaGCAAAGGGCGCCCGGCCCCTGGGTTCAGCCCCCCACGGTTCCCCCACCAGCTAAGGGCGCCCGGCCCCCAGGTTCAGCCCCCCACGGTTCCCCCACCAGCAAAGGGCGCCCGGCCCCTGGGCTCAGCTCCCCATGGGACCCCTCAGCAAAGGGTGCCCGGCCCCTGAGTTCAGCCCACCAGCTAAGGGCGCCTGGCCCCTGGTCTCAGCTCCCCATGGGCCCCCTCAGCTAAGGGCGCCCAGCCCTTGGGCTCAGCCCCCCACGGTTCCCCCACCAGCGAAGGGCGCCCGGCCCAGAGGGGCTCTGACCCCGGCCCTCTCTCCTGCAGCGAAAGCCGCCCCCAAGAACATGACGGTGGCAGCCGGCGCGgacctgctcctgccctgccgcCTCACCTCCAACCTGGCCCGGGCCCGCTGGGCCTTCAACGGGCGGGAGCTGGCGGCCGAGCACGCCTGGGTGCGTTACGCCCCCCACctgcaggccctgctcctgcGCGAGGCCGGCCCCCAGCACAGCGGTACCTACCGCTGCTTCTCGGAGGAGCAGGGCACGCGCCTGGCGGCCGAGCACTACGCCGTACAGGTGGTGCCGGGGCCGGCCGGCACGCTGGAGGCCAGGGCTCCGGTggagagcctggggctgggctggctggtggcaggggcGCTGGGCGCCCtgtgcctggtgctgctgctggtgacgcTGTCCCTGCGGCGCCGGCTGCGGGAGGAGATGGCCAAGGGCGCCAAGGCCGTGGAGAGCACCCTGGTGTACCCCATCGAGCTGCCCAAGGAGCCGGCCAGCCCCAAGTTCGGGCCCGGCACCGCCTGTGACTCGGACGAGAAGCTCTGGGACCCGGCCAGCTACTACTACTCCGACGGCTCGCTCAAGATTGTGCCGGGCCATGCCGCGTGCCaacccggcccggccccgccctcgccccccgccAACGGCATCCccggccagcccctgccctccccgccgccccactcccccaaccgCCTGCACCTGGGCAGTGCC
Encoded proteins:
- the SEMA4C gene encoding semaphorin-4C, whose amino-acid sequence is MDATLPGLVLLAALVLSLDAASWSLVPRKTIPYSELKEVVKRFSKADVSHYVTLTLGEAEAILYVGAREAVFALATGPLELKAAISWEAPAEKKLECIQKGKNNQTDCFNYVRFLQSYNSSHLYVCGTFAFQPKCTYIEVPSFSLNRLAFEDGKGKCPYDPAKGHTGLLVDGELYSATLNNFLGTEPVILRNLGPHYSMKTEYLASWLNEPHFVGSAFVPESQDSSTGDDDKVYFFFSERALELDCEAERVVARVARVCKGDMGGARTLQKKWTTFLKARLACAVPEQQLHFGRLQAVFTLAGATWRDTAFFGLFQARWGDVDVSAVCQYQLEDVRQAFEGPYKEYREQAQKWGRYSDQVPSPRPGACITAWHRQNGVASSLELPDNTLNFAKKHPLMDQPVLPPRGRPLLLQRGANFTRLAVHRAWALDGAAYTVLFIGTGDGWLHKALVLPSRIHLVEELQVFASAQAVESLVLAPRKRLLFAGSRSQVAQLPLADCSKYHSCADCVLARDPYCAWSPNASRCLPAEGPDRSLLLQDVLNADTGRCSPPRAAPPAKAAPKNMTVAAGADLLLPCRLTSNLARARWAFNGRELAAEHAWVRYAPHLQALLLREAGPQHSGTYRCFSEEQGTRLAAEHYAVQVVPGPAGTLEARAPVESLGLGWLVAGALGALCLVLLLVTLSLRRRLREEMAKGAKAVESTLVYPIELPKEPASPKFGPGTACDSDEKLWDPASYYYSDGSLKIVPGHAACQPGPAPPSPPANGIPGQPLPSPPPHSPNRLHLGSARGSSSNGYIRLQLGAEERPGYADLAEELRRKLQQRQALPDSNPEESSV